AGGGGTTATGACAGAATATTTATGGCTAGGGAACTTAATATTAAAAAAGAAAATTCTCAGGTGTATTTTATTTTAAATGATGTTTTATCAATTGCTTTAACAGAGGATGAGAGTGGTTTTTATGATTATTTTTATGCTGATCAGATGAAATATTCAATTGATCAAGTCACATTTAGTGATAGTTGGTTGTTAAATCATGTGACACCATCTCAGATGAGTATAAGAGATGTTTTTAAACTTATTGCTACCCAAAATAAGTTATTTGAAGATCTCAATATGAAGAATGCTTTAGAGGAAGATCTCTTATATATAAATTTTTTAAGTACTTATTTAAATTATTTATATGATGAGAGTGGTGTTTTAGATAAAGAATCTGTTCTTGAAACTTTAAATTATATATATAATTTAAACTTAAATTATATTCCTTATGAAGATCTAAGTCTTAATAGAAATAATGCTCTTTATTATCTTGAATTTTATCAAAAAATTAGCTTGCCATTGTCAGTTTTATTTTTTATTTTTTTAGCTTTTGGTATGGGTATGTACTCAAATAAAAGATATTCTATCATTCTTGAACTTGTGATTTCAATTCTTGTTTGTGTTTTTTATTGGGTTATGTTTATTGGTGGAAAGGTTTATACCTTTCACTATACTCCAAGTCCTTTTATTGTTACTGTTTTACCAAATGTATTCCTGGTTTTTGCAGGTTCAATACTTTTCTTAAGACTTTTAAAAAAATGAAAGTAGATAAACTTTTTATAAGTAATATATCATTGACTTTTTTATTTATGAATTTTCTTTTTATGGTCTTAATTGTACTTCTCGATTTATTTACAAATCTGTTTAATTATATTGATCATAATCTTAGTATTGATGATATTGTTTATATTTATTATCTTTATTTGCCAAAATGTTTTTCAGATGGTTTAGCCTTGTCTTTTCTTTTTGCTGTTTCTAATCTTATTGGCAATCTTTCTATGAGAAATGAAATAATAGGACTTTTTAGTTGTGGCATTTCTATTTTTAGAATATTAATGTCAATAATTATGCTTAGTATTTTAATCTCAGTGATGCTTTTCTTTTTTGATAATTATTTGGTTATAGATACTGTTGCTAAGAGGGATTCTTTTCTTAAAAATAGTATTGGCAATCAGGGTTTAGCTGATAGGAATATAATCATTAGGAATTTTGCAAGAGAAATTTATAATATTAAACATTATAATGTCGAGAATGACACTATTGCTAACTTGATGATTATTTTAAAAGATGGAAATGATAATTTTAAAAAGAGGTATGATATCACTAAGGCTGAGTGGGTTGATTCTAGTTGGAGGCTTTATGGTGTAAGAGAATTTTTTAGGGTAGATCGAGATATAGTAGAAAAATTTCATGAAGTTCTTGATGGTGAGGGCATTATTAATTTGGAGCCTGAATATATTAAAATAGTTATGCTTTCTTCAAAAACGCTGAATTTTTCAAAGCTTATTAGTTGGATTGGGGCTCTTAGACGGGAAAATTTAGATTATTCTGAAGCTTTGTTTGATTTGTTAAGCAGAATATTTTTTTCATTTAGATTAATACTTCTTAGTTTTACTGTGGGTTTTATAAGTCTTGCTTTGAAAAAGAATATTTTTATATGGAGTTTGTTAAATAGTCTTGCATTTGCAGTTGTGTATGTTATTTTAATTATGATTTTTAGCTTTTTAGCAGATCTTGGTTATTTATCTATAGCAGTTGCAAGTTCGTTACCTACTGTTTTGTTTGTTATTATTAATTTTGTCATTTATAATCTTGTATGTAAGTAGTGGGTTTTTTGGGAGTTTTATGTTTAATATTCTTAGGACTGATAGAAGTTCTGCTGCAAGAGTTGGTATTCTTGAACTTCCTCATGGGAAGGTGACGACTCCTTGTTTTATGCCAGTTGGTACTGTGGGTACAATGAAGGCTTTAAAGCATGATGTTCTGGATAAATTGGGATGTAATTTAATGCTTGCAAACACTTATCATCTTTATTTAAGACCTGGCATTGATGTAATAAAAGAATATGGAAGTTTGCATAGTTTTACAACTTGGGATAAAAATTTTTTGACAGATTCTGGAGGTTTTCAAGTTTTTTCTTTATCTAATTTGAGAAAGATTGAAATTGAAGGTGTAAATTTTAAGTCTCATATTGATGGCTCTAATCACTATTTTACACCTGAGAGTGTGTTTAAGATGCAAGAGATTTTTGAAAGTGATATTATTATGGCACTTGATATTTGTAGTTCTTATGGTATTGATTACAGTGAGGCGAGTTTGTATACGAACATTACGACTTCTTGGGCCCGTCGTACATTGCGTGCTTATGAGAATAGAAAAGAAGGATATAATGGTCTTTTATTCTTAATAACACAGGGTAATTTTTTTAAGGATTTGAGGAAAATGAGTACTGAAGCGATTTTAGAGTTAAATAGTCCTGGTATCGCAATTGGTGGAATTTCTGTTGGGGAACCAAGAGATAAATATTTAGAAATTCTTGAGTATAATTCTTCATTAATACCTAAAGATAAGCCAAGGTATGTAATGGGAATTGGTACACCCCACTATATATTAGATGCAATATATTATGGTATTGATATTTTTGATTGTGTGAATCCTACGAGGATTGCTAGGCATGGTTCACTTTTAACTGATAATGGAATATTGCGTATTAAGAGGGCTGAGTTTAATGTTGATACTTGTCCTGTTGAGAAAGATTGTTCTTGTAGTTTATGTACAAGATATTCAAGAGGATATTTAAGACATTTAATTAAATCAGGAGAAACTCTTGGAGTGATGTTGGCCAGTGAACATAATATTCATTATATGTTTAGACTTATTCAAAAGGCACGAGATGCAATTATGAATGATAATTTTACGAAATTTAGGAAGCTTTATTTAAACAAGTATGATGAAGGCAATTTGAATGAATAGAGATATTATTTCAGCAGTTATTGTTATGATTTCGATCTTTTTTTCACGTGTAATGGGTTTTATTAGGATAAAAGTATTTTCTTATTATTTTGGTGCAAATCTTGAAGCAGATATTTTTAATTATGTTTTTAATATTCCTAATAATTTAAGAAAGATTATTTCAGAAGGTGCAATGACTTCAGCTTTTATTCCTGAATTTACTTGTGAGAAAAATAAATCTAATAAGCATGCTATTAATTTTTTCAGACTTGTTGTGACTTTTAGTATTGTTAGTATTGGTTTTATTATTTGCATTTTGATTCTTTTTTCTCGGCAGATTATGTATTTTTTATCTTCTTATAGAGGTAGTCATTTAGATTTGGCTAGTTGTATATTTAATTACTTAATATTGTATGTGTTACTTATAAGTTTGGCATCGATATTTGCATCAGCTCTAAATTCTTATAAGTTTTTTTTTATTCCGTCATTTTCTCCCGTTTTGTTCTCTTTAAGCATTATATTAAGCATATATTTCTTCTATAGGCAATATGGAATATATAGTGCTGTTGTTGGAGTGATTTTTGGTGGGATTTTGCAGTTTTTGGTTCAGATGGTAAATTGTATTTGGATTGGTTTTATATATAGACCAATATTTAACTTTAATGATTCTGCGTTTTTAAGGTTTTTAAAGAGATGGATACATATTATTTTATCAGCTTTGGTTACAGTTGTTACTCAGCAAATTTCGTTTGCGTTGGCATCTACTTTGGATGTTGGAAGTGTTTCTGTTTTAAGTAATGCAATTGTTTATTACCAACTTCCTGTTGGGATTTTTTATGTCTCTATTTCTACGGTTATTTTTCCTAAAATGGCTGAATATGCTTCTTTAGGTAATAAGAAAGGATTAAATGCGATTTTGAATCAGGGAATTGATATTTTAATTTTTATTTTAGTTCCAATATCGTTTTTAATGTATATTTGGGCTGGTCCTATTTTAAATTTGTTGCTTACAGGGGGTAAGTTTTCTGTGTATGATACCCAAAGGACCGTGGGTATACTACAATATTTTTTGGTTGGATTGCCATTTTATTCAATTTTTGGACTGTTTCAGAAGTATTATTTTTCAGTGCATAATTCGAGAATTCCGCTCTACTTTAATCTTCTTTTTGCTTCCATTGATATTGCTATCTCAGTTTTTGGCCTTAAATTTTATAAGGTGGACATTCTACCTATTGCACAATCAATTTCTTTTGCTTTATGTGTAGTTATTTTTTATTTTGTGGGATTTAAAATTGGGATGAAGCTTGAACTTATTAGATCTTTAGTAGCACTTATGAAGGCATTTATTTCTCTTTTTCCTTTATATTTATTTTATGCTCTTTTTAGGAATTTTAATTGGGATGTAGGTTTTAGTTTTAGTAATTTTTTCCTATTAAGTGTTGTAGGTGCAGTTAATATTATCATTTTAACACTGTGTTATTATTTGCTTGGTGTTATTAGTGTATTTAAATTTATAGGTAGGGAGATTACGTGAGATATTTAAAGTTTATTTTCCTATTTTATGTTGCATTTGATGTTTTTGCTATTAAGACTTTAATATTGTCAACTGGGTCTTTGACATTCCCGAAGCCTGAACTTAAGACTGGTAAGCATGTTAAGGAAAATTATTTTGAAAGAGATACTTCTCTTAAAAATTCTGATTTTAAAGGTATTGACTTCCATGTAAAGCAGGTAAATGATGCTATTTCTTATGGACTTGATGCTCAAGTTATTGAGATTGTGAGTAGTCTTAAAAAATCAGGTGATGGTGAATATAATGTTTTGCTTGAAAAAAGATTACAGAAAACTTTTAACGTTGATCTTAAGCGGGCAATTCTTGATTTATTTTTATCACTTAAGTATCCAGGCGGTATTGATACTGCTAATTATATTCTTGATAATTATGAGAATAATAGATATCCTAGCAATTTGATTAATTTAGCAATTTTATATCTTAAGGAATTTGGTAATAAGGATTCCTTGAAGAAAACTCTTGTTAGTATTCTTGAGAGTAAGGAAGGGAATATTGCTGCTACTGCTGCTTATTATCTTGGTGAGCTTTCTTCTTCTGAATATTCACAAGATATGATGAATGTTTATGATAAATATTCTGTTAATGATGGAGTTAAATCAGCAATACTGATTGCTCTTGGCAAATCTAATGCCATTGATTATGCAGATAGACTTTATGAAATTTCTATTGATACTTACGAAAATCCAGCAATTAAAGCCTCATCTATTAGAGCATTATCGTATCTTATGCCTGAAAAGGTTGTGGAGAATGCAGATTTATATCTTCAAAGTAGTAATAACAATTATAATATTAAGATTGCTATTGTTGAAGCACTTTCAAGAGATATATCTTTGAAATCAAAAGAGATTTTACAAAATTTTTTGAGAGATTCTGATGTTAATGTTAGGATTAATGCTGTTAATGCTATTAAAGATCATGGTGATATTGCCTCAAAAGAGATATTAATTTATAAGGTAAAAAGTGATCCTTCTTTAAAGGTTAGAGAAGCATCTGGGAAAGCTTTAGTAGATATGGGACATGGTTATGAAGAGATACAAAATATAATGTTTGATTCTGGTGTTGAAAATAACTTTAAACTTACTATGTTTAGTTATATTTTAGATAAAGATGCAAATTTTGCACATTTGATTGCTTTAAATCTTGTGAAAAAGGAAAATATCGATAAGCCTTCAAAGTTACTTACAGGGGTTGCTATGTTTCTTTCAGCTAGGAAAGGTAATTTTGGTGATTTTTATGCTAAAATCATTGATAGTAAAAATATTGATTTGATGAATCTTGCAATTAAAGGAGCTGTTTATAATAAATCCTCATTACTCTCAGTTAGACTTAAGGAAATTAAGAGAACAACTCATTCAGAATATTTAAGAAAACTTTTAGCAGATTATTGATATAAGATTTTTAAAATCTCCATTGCTGTTTCTTTTTTTGACATTTCAGGAAATTCTTTGATATCATTTTTATCTATTATATAAATTTTGTTTAAATTTGATCCTACATATTTTAAATCGTTTGCAATAATATAGTCTAAATTTTTTGTTTCTAGTTTTTCT
The DNA window shown above is from Borrelia anserina Es and carries:
- the murJ gene encoding murein biosynthesis integral membrane protein MurJ, giving the protein MNRDIISAVIVMISIFFSRVMGFIRIKVFSYYFGANLEADIFNYVFNIPNNLRKIISEGAMTSAFIPEFTCEKNKSNKHAINFFRLVVTFSIVSIGFIICILILFSRQIMYFLSSYRGSHLDLASCIFNYLILYVLLISLASIFASALNSYKFFFIPSFSPVLFSLSIILSIYFFYRQYGIYSAVVGVIFGGILQFLVQMVNCIWIGFIYRPIFNFNDSAFLRFLKRWIHIILSALVTVVTQQISFALASTLDVGSVSVLSNAIVYYQLPVGIFYVSISTVIFPKMAEYASLGNKKGLNAILNQGIDILIFILVPISFLMYIWAGPILNLLLTGGKFSVYDTQRTVGILQYFLVGLPFYSIFGLFQKYYFSVHNSRIPLYFNLLFASIDIAISVFGLKFYKVDILPIAQSISFALCVVIFYFVGFKIGMKLELIRSLVALMKAFISLFPLYLFYALFRNFNWDVGFSFSNFFLLSVVGAVNIIILTLCYYLLGVISVFKFIGREIT
- a CDS encoding LptF/LptG family permease, producing MRVLRNSYESYIIVEFFKYFLITFLFFFFVFFINQILFFMRILLQNYVPFLKAFIFVIYSLPMVIALSPPFSALLAVILTIYRFKLHNEILAFRSIGISIFGLLVPFFKLGVLIAFISFIMNDFLLPLGSIGRLKIFSEIKEEVPHLVLKPYSSKQYGDLIFVSGEKSEMGYKNVTFFDNTNLRGYDRIFMARELNIKKENSQVYFILNDVLSIALTEDESGFYDYFYADQMKYSIDQVTFSDSWLLNHVTPSQMSIRDVFKLIATQNKLFEDLNMKNALEEDLLYINFLSTYLNYLYDESGVLDKESVLETLNYIYNLNLNYIPYEDLSLNRNNALYYLEFYQKISLPLSVLFFIFLAFGMGMYSNKRYSIILELVISILVCVFYWVMFIGGKVYTFHYTPSPFIVTVLPNVFLVFAGSILFLRLLKK
- a CDS encoding LptF/LptG family permease codes for the protein MKVDKLFISNISLTFLFMNFLFMVLIVLLDLFTNLFNYIDHNLSIDDIVYIYYLYLPKCFSDGLALSFLFAVSNLIGNLSMRNEIIGLFSCGISIFRILMSIIMLSILISVMLFFFDNYLVIDTVAKRDSFLKNSIGNQGLADRNIIIRNFAREIYNIKHYNVENDTIANLMIILKDGNDNFKKRYDITKAEWVDSSWRLYGVREFFRVDRDIVEKFHEVLDGEGIINLEPEYIKIVMLSSKTLNFSKLISWIGALRRENLDYSEALFDLLSRIFFSFRLILLSFTVGFISLALKKNIFIWSLLNSLAFAVVYVILIMIFSFLADLGYLSIAVASSLPTVLFVIINFVIYNLVCK
- a CDS encoding HEAT repeat domain-containing protein, which gives rise to MRYLKFIFLFYVAFDVFAIKTLILSTGSLTFPKPELKTGKHVKENYFERDTSLKNSDFKGIDFHVKQVNDAISYGLDAQVIEIVSSLKKSGDGEYNVLLEKRLQKTFNVDLKRAILDLFLSLKYPGGIDTANYILDNYENNRYPSNLINLAILYLKEFGNKDSLKKTLVSILESKEGNIAATAAYYLGELSSSEYSQDMMNVYDKYSVNDGVKSAILIALGKSNAIDYADRLYEISIDTYENPAIKASSIRALSYLMPEKVVENADLYLQSSNNNYNIKIAIVEALSRDISLKSKEILQNFLRDSDVNVRINAVNAIKDHGDIASKEILIYKVKSDPSLKVREASGKALVDMGHGYEEIQNIMFDSGVENNFKLTMFSYILDKDANFAHLIALNLVKKENIDKPSKLLTGVAMFLSARKGNFGDFYAKIIDSKNIDLMNLAIKGAVYNKSSLLSVRLKEIKRTTHSEYLRKLLADY
- the tgt gene encoding tRNA guanosine(34) transglycosylase Tgt — translated: MFNILRTDRSSAARVGILELPHGKVTTPCFMPVGTVGTMKALKHDVLDKLGCNLMLANTYHLYLRPGIDVIKEYGSLHSFTTWDKNFLTDSGGFQVFSLSNLRKIEIEGVNFKSHIDGSNHYFTPESVFKMQEIFESDIIMALDICSSYGIDYSEASLYTNITTSWARRTLRAYENRKEGYNGLLFLITQGNFFKDLRKMSTEAILELNSPGIAIGGISVGEPRDKYLEILEYNSSLIPKDKPRYVMGIGTPHYILDAIYYGIDIFDCVNPTRIARHGSLLTDNGILRIKRAEFNVDTCPVEKDCSCSLCTRYSRGYLRHLIKSGETLGVMLASEHNIHYMFRLIQKARDAIMNDNFTKFRKLYLNKYDEGNLNE